Within the Elusimicrobiota bacterium genome, the region AAAAAAAATCTTTTATTCATCATCAGCTTGCATTTATCCAGAATATAATCAGATGGACCCGGATAATCCGAAATGTTCAGAAGAATCCGCTTATCCAGCCGCTCCAGATAGTGAATATGGTTGGGAGAAGCTCTTTAGTGAAAGGTTATATTTTTCATTCAAAAGAAATTATGGAATGAATGTTAAGGTCGCCAGATTTCATAATATCTTTGGTCCAGAAGGATCATGGAATAACGGTAAAGAAAAAGCTCCGGCTGCAATCTGCCGCAAAGTAGCTGAGGCACAAAATGGTGGAGAGATTGAAATATGGGGTGATGGTAAACAGACAAGGTCTTTTCTCTATATTGATGAGTGTTTAACAGCAATTAGAAAACTGATGGACTCAAATACGTTTGATGGTCCTGTCAATATCGGTTCTGAAGAAATGGTTACAATAAACCGTCTTGCTGAGATTGTTATGTCAATTGCAGGCAAAGAATTATTGATAAAAAATATATCTGGTCCATTAGGTGTTAGAGGTAGGAATTCAGATAATAAACTTATCAAAGAAAAACTCGGCTGGTCTCCATCAAGTCCGTTAAGGGCAGGACTTGAAAAAACGTATAGATGGATTGAAGAGC harbors:
- a CDS encoding NAD-dependent epimerase/dehydratase family protein — encoded protein: MNTALVLGAGGFIGGHLVKRLKEKGYWVRGVDLKHHEFTPLPADEFIIGDLRNKEIVKGILDRPFDEVYQLAADMGGAGYIFTGEHDADVMHNSATINLNILHYGQKAEIKKIFYSSSACIYPEYNQMDPDNPKCSEESAYPAAPDSEYGWEKLFSERLYFSFKRNYGMNVKVARFHNIFGPEGSWNNGKEKAPAAICRKVAEAQNGGEIEIWGDGKQTRSFLYIDECLTAIRKLMDSNTFDGPVNIGSEEMVTINRLAEIVMSIAGKELLIKNISGPLGVRGRNSDNKLIKEKLGWSPSSPLRAGLEKTYRWIEEQVKNDKKKY